Proteins co-encoded in one Myxococcales bacterium genomic window:
- a CDS encoding universal stress protein — MDLDRLSADLHEHVQAVVKRWCETHASPVPFEQLTTHLRSNRAAEAIAQLASDVEAELVVVGTHGRRGAQRYLLGSVAEGTVRLAPCAVLVVRPPDASIPKIEPPCPRCLETRRATNGEEFWCEQHREHHERRHTYHYKGAPRSHQSSFLIRAP; from the coding sequence ATTGACCTGGATCGGCTGTCGGCGGATTTGCACGAGCATGTCCAAGCCGTCGTGAAGCGGTGGTGCGAGACACACGCTTCCCCTGTGCCGTTCGAGCAGTTGACGACGCATCTTCGATCGAACCGCGCGGCCGAGGCGATCGCCCAGCTCGCGTCCGATGTCGAAGCCGAGCTCGTGGTCGTCGGCACGCACGGCCGGCGCGGGGCCCAGAGGTACTTGCTGGGCTCCGTAGCGGAGGGGACGGTCCGGCTTGCGCCGTGCGCCGTTCTCGTCGTGCGACCACCGGACGCAAGCATCCCGAAGATCGAGCCCCCGTGCCCGCGCTGCCTGGAAACCCGGCGCGCGACCAACGGCGAGGAATTCTGGTGCGAGCAGCACCGCGAGCATCACGAGCGCCGCCACACGTATCACTACAAGGGCGCGCCGCGTTCACATCAGTCGAGCTTTCTGATTCGAGCGCCGTGA
- a CDS encoding universal stress protein has translation MNSKQKHTMPYAVVVGVDYSELGDLALERACELAMGHDRAHMHVVHVETATVASSYGLGPSRRGGGH, from the coding sequence ATGAACAGCAAACAGAAACACACGATGCCGTACGCCGTGGTCGTCGGCGTTGACTACTCGGAGCTCGGCGACCTCGCCCTCGAGAGGGCCTGCGAGCTCGCGATGGGCCACGACCGAGCACACATGCACGTAGTACACGTCGAAACCGCGACAGTGGCGAGCTCGTACGGGCTCGGGCCGAGCCGGCGGGGCGGCGGTCATTGA